A genomic region of Gossypium hirsutum isolate 1008001.06 chromosome D01, Gossypium_hirsutum_v2.1, whole genome shotgun sequence contains the following coding sequences:
- the LOC107933421 gene encoding uncharacterized protein, whose protein sequence is MESTVLNERMARWQILLSEFDMVYVSQKAIKGSAIADFLDSRALEDYEPLDFDFPNEDLMYIANSEEDSQENHSWRMNFDGASNALGNGIGAILVSPNGDHHPFTSKLDFDYTNNMAEYEACIMGIRAAIEQKIKTLEVYGDSTLVIYQLKGEWETRDPKLIHYQRLVLELIKEFDNITFWYLPRDENQMADALATLASMIKVNKLEDMKPIQISIYEIPAHCYSIEEVENDNCPWYQDILQYVKDRKYPN, encoded by the coding sequence atggagtccaCAGTGCTGAATgagagaatggctagatggcaaatcttaCTCTCCGAATTTGATATggtatatgtaagtcagaaggccatcaaagggagtgcaatagcagatttctTGGATAGCAGAGCTTTAGAAGACTATGAGCCTCTGGACTTTGACTTCCCGAATGAAGACTTGATGTATATAGCAAATTCTGAGGAGGATTCTCAAGAAAATCATTCTTGGAGGATGAACTTTGACGGAGCTTCAAATGCGTTGGGCAATGGGATTGGGGCAATCCTGGTGTCTCCAAACGGGGATCatcatcctttcaccagtaagTTAGACTTTGATTACACCAATAACATGGCTgaatatgaagcttgcatcatgggtatTCGGGCAGCCATAGAGCAAAAAATCAAGACACTAGAAGTATATGGGGACTCGACATTGGTAATATACCAGCTAAAAGGAGAATGGGAAACGAGAGACCCAAAGTTAATCCATTATCAGAGATTGGTTCTGgaattaattaaagagtttgacaATATCACTTTCTGgtatctcccacgagatgaaaatcagatggctgatgctctGGCTACACTAGCctccatgattaaagtgaataaattgGAAGACATGAAGCCCATTCAAATCAGTATTTATGAGATCCCGGCCCATTGCTATAGCATTGAAGAGGTGGAGAATGATAATTGCCCTTGGTACCAAGACATATTGCAATACGTGAAGGATCGCAAATATCCTAACTAG